The Collibacillus ludicampi region TGTGATCGCATAAAGATGACTGAAATCAAACACGCAACAAATGGATAAAGGATTTTCCCATCCACTAAAAACATGGCCGGGTCATAAGGGACCAGCGTCATGAGAATCAGTTCCACCGATGCGACCGTACATACACAAGAAAGAATATAAATGGAATGTGTCAACCGTTTTGACTTATACATTGAAACTGTTGTTACAAACAAGAGAAAAAGCATACCGCCCAGATTGAACGATCCAAACCTAGTATCCACATCCTTCGTTGTTGCAAATAGAAAAGCGAGCAATAGGATCCCAAACGCTTTTGGCGAGATGCCGATCTCACCGCACAGGCTCTTCCCCCAATCGGTTAGGAGCAAAATCACACCGACGATAGCGAGTACGGTGGCTATTACACCCGGATTCATGGAATCCCTCCTTATCTATCAATCAACAGTTTTACCGAGTGTAATAGCGGTTATACATTTCCAAGAAAGTAAAAAAGACCGCTGAACTCATCATCAGCGGTCTTTGCGACACCGTGTCGCATACCTCTGTATATCAATTGTACGCGCATGACACCAATCAGCCGTAAAACCTGTGATTACGAGAGGGACGTCACGCAGTTCCGAAATCGTATTGCATCCCAATATCGTCATGATCACACGCAATTCTTCATGTAAATGAGTGATCTCATCGATGAGGGCTTCTAGTCCTTCCTCCTGCAAGATACGCAAAAAGGAACCGGCGATCCCGACGACTGATGCCCCCAAAGATAGTGATTTGGCGACATCCAATGCATTGCGTATGCCCCCGGAAGCAATCACGTCAACACGATCGAGAAAAGGCCCAGCCTCCAGTAATGAGATCGCGGCGGACTGTCCCCATGTTTCAATAGAGACAAACCGCCTGTGCTTACGGCGCTCATTTTCAATACGGATAAAATTCGTTCCGCCGCGTCCCCCCACGTCAATGATGCGAACACCGATATCGATGAGTTCTTTGTAGGTCTCATACGACATTCCGAAACCGACTTCTTTTACAATCACGGGAACGGGGGAGTACTTGACAATTTCCGCGATCCGTTTCCGTATACCGCGAAATGATCGATCTCCTTCCGGCATAATGAGTTCTTGCGGCACATTTACATGCAACTGTAACAGATCCGCTTGAATCATCTCAACCGCTCGAATCGCATCTTCGACACTTGCGTCCGCACCGAGATTTGCCGCAATAATCCCCTGTGGATTCACTTCGCGAACGACCGAATAGGTATGTATGAGCGCAGGATCAACTATGGCAGCACGTTGGGAACCGACAGCCATCGCTACACCAGTTTCGGCAGCAGCGATCGCCAACTTCCTGTTGATCTCTTTCGTTTTGTCTGCGCCGCCCGTCATCGCATTGATAAGAATCGGCGAACTGAAAGTCAGTTCGCCGATTCGAGTTTCCAAAGCCGTTTCGGAAAGATCACTCTCAGGCAGGGATTGATGTACAAAGCGGATATCTTCAAATCCTCCGCATTCATGAGTCCTTTGAGCCAGCGCGAGCCGAATATGTTCGAGTTTACGAGTCTCGCGTGACAAATCTATCCCTCGCTTTACTGATTTCTTTTAAACAGATCACCGAAGACATCACCAATGGTTACACCCGTTCCGTGTGCGTGTGTTTTTTCCACATACTCTTTCACGTCACGACGATTTTTCTCATGTTCCGCTTGGCGGATCGACAAGGAAATGCGTTGCTTTTCCTCGCTTACATCGAGAATTTTCACTTTCACTTGTTGACCAACTTCTAATACATCGTGCGGTGTGGCAATATGACGGTTCGCGATCTGCGAAATATGAACGAGTCCTTCAATTCCAGGCAGGAGCTCGACAAAAGCTCCGAAAGAAACCAGACGTTTGACCGTTCCGGTGACAACATCCCCCGGTTTGAATTTCTCTTCGACGCCCGCCCAAGGACCGGGTTGCGCTTCTTTGATGGACAATGAAATTCGTCCCTTTTCAGGATCAACTTTCAAGACTTTTACATTTACACGATCTCCTACTTGGACAACTTCAGTAGGATCCTCTACACGATGCCATGCCAGTTCCGAGATATGAACCAATCCGTCAACACCGCCGATATCGACGAATACCCCGAAATTCGTGAGTCGTTGAACGGTTCCTTCGATGATTTGCCCGGGCTGGAGAGAGTGTAGCAATTCCTGTTTCTTGCGCTCCATCTCTTCATCAAGAACCGCTTTCGCCGAAAGAATGACCTTATTGTTTTCCCGGTCGAATTCAACGATCTTAACACGCAATGTGCGTCCCTTATAATCGGAAAAGTCTTCAACAAAATGCTGTTCTACCAAGGACGCAGGAATGAATGCGCGCACACCCAAATCGGCTACAAGCCCGCCTTTGACGATATCCGCCACTTTAACTTCCAGAACTTCTCCTTCTTCATACGAACGTTGCAAACGCTCCCACGCTTTCTCAGCATCGACAGCCTTTTTGGAAAGAATCAGTTTCCCTTCCTCATCGTTGATGCGCAAAACCTTGACTTCCACTTCATCTCCTTCTGCCAGCACATCGGATACATGTTCTATACGGAGCGGTGAAAGTTCACCGATTGGAATGACACCGTCAAACTTATAACCGACATTGACGATCGCTTGACCATCTTCAACTTTTGTTACACGACCTTTTACAACATCACCTTTTCTTAATGTCAGAACATCTGTTATTTGATTCATTTCCTCCGACATGAACGGGAACCTCCTTTTTCTTTCATCCATCCTTGAAAGAATATATTTGCAGTCCGACGATCAGTGCGAAGCATTGCCACTTTGTCGAACGACATGATCCTTGTTAAAGAAATGCACTTATAGTATGCTTACTAACCTCGACATGATATGCAAAACGTTCCTGAATGATCAATCTCTTGTTTCCATCAATGCGCGGATTTCATCCATGATTTTTAAACTCACTTCATCAAGGAAAGCGGAAGTCAATTTCTGATCCCGGTATTGGCTCAAGTCGATCGGTTTCCCAAAGACGATTCGAATCGGTCGGAACATCCGAAAGGGACCGATGATGGCAGCAGGTACAACCACCGCATTCCCTTTTATCGCCAATAATGAGACACCGGATTGCGGTTTGCCCAACCGTCCCGTCTTGCTTCTCGTTCCCTCGGGAAAGATGCCAAGCACATCGCCGCGCTGCAAAATGGAGAGAGCCGTGCGCAAGGCGGCGCGATCACCTGCCCCTCTTTTTACCGGAAAAGCGCCAAAACGACGAATCAAAAATGAGATGACGGGAATACGAAACAATTCTTCTTTCGCCATAAAGAAGACTTGACGCTCCAA contains the following coding sequences:
- a CDS encoding YphA family membrane protein, producing the protein MNPGVIATVLAIVGVILLLTDWGKSLCGEIGISPKAFGILLLAFLFATTKDVDTRFGSFNLGGMLFLLFVTTVSMYKSKRLTHSIYILSCVCTVASVELILMTLVPYDPAMFLVDGKILYPFVACLISVIFMRSQLAAVTGGVAGIFTASLLYPVIHFQMSAMQIVWADGDTRDLMASAALGSVLLHYFLRTAFQFVRTRIMNSKESYERGTS
- the fni gene encoding type 2 isopentenyl-diphosphate Delta-isomerase — encoded protein: MSRETRKLEHIRLALAQRTHECGGFEDIRFVHQSLPESDLSETALETRIGELTFSSPILINAMTGGADKTKEINRKLAIAAAETGVAMAVGSQRAAIVDPALIHTYSVVREVNPQGIIAANLGADASVEDAIRAVEMIQADLLQLHVNVPQELIMPEGDRSFRGIRKRIAEIVKYSPVPVIVKEVGFGMSYETYKELIDIGVRIIDVGGRGGTNFIRIENERRKHRRFVSIETWGQSAAISLLEAGPFLDRVDVIASGGIRNALDVAKSLSLGASVVGIAGSFLRILQEEGLEALIDEITHLHEELRVIMTILGCNTISELRDVPLVITGFTADWCHARTIDIQRYATRCRKDR
- the rpsA gene encoding 30S ribosomal protein S1; the protein is MSEEMNQITDVLTLRKGDVVKGRVTKVEDGQAIVNVGYKFDGVIPIGELSPLRIEHVSDVLAEGDEVEVKVLRINDEEGKLILSKKAVDAEKAWERLQRSYEEGEVLEVKVADIVKGGLVADLGVRAFIPASLVEQHFVEDFSDYKGRTLRVKIVEFDRENNKVILSAKAVLDEEMERKKQELLHSLQPGQIIEGTVQRLTNFGVFVDIGGVDGLVHISELAWHRVEDPTEVVQVGDRVNVKVLKVDPEKGRISLSIKEAQPGPWAGVEEKFKPGDVVTGTVKRLVSFGAFVELLPGIEGLVHISQIANRHIATPHDVLEVGQQVKVKILDVSEEKQRISLSIRQAEHEKNRRDVKEYVEKTHAHGTGVTIGDVFGDLFKRNQ
- a CDS encoding lysophospholipid acyltransferase family protein, which gives rise to MLYVAFRSLFRLLFKVVYRWRIEGRENVPTSGAVVVCSNHISLLDPPLLGASLERQVFFMAKEELFRIPVISFLIRRFGAFPVKRGAGDRAALRTALSILQRGDVLGIFPEGTRSKTGRLGKPQSGVSLLAIKGNAVVVPAAIIGPFRMFRPIRIVFGKPIDLSQYRDQKLTSAFLDEVSLKIMDEIRALMETRD